A genomic stretch from Cryomorphaceae bacterium includes:
- a CDS encoding M23 family metallopeptidase gives MQPFQFYRTEKAQNYCIFPNLSGCSGFCVVITIFAPPKAPCMANDQRSRKKILKKLKNKYRLVILHESTFAEKFSMLLSPLNVIIVFTLFSLFIILMVLSVIVFTPLKEFIPGYADTSTQINAIRAAEAAAQLEEHARIQEQYLANLRRVLQGDVFENDTLELLEDGRMVQEVSFSRSLEDSLLRLKVEETERYNIAMEAESVVRDGDLTGMFFFTPLRGEISSSFDPSINHLGVDIVSRENEAVKAVLDGTVVLATWTTDGGFTIQLQHRNNLVSVYKHNSVLLKKEGDRVKAGDPIAIVGNSGELTDGPHLHFELWHKGKALDPEKFMVFN, from the coding sequence ATGCAGCCATTCCAGTTCTATAGAACTGAAAAAGCGCAAAATTATTGTATTTTTCCAAACCTTTCCGGATGCTCGGGCTTCTGCGTTGTAATCACGATATTTGCACCTCCCAAAGCCCCCTGCATGGCCAACGATCAGCGTTCGCGAAAAAAAATCCTTAAAAAGCTCAAAAACAAGTATCGGCTGGTGATTTTGCACGAATCAACCTTCGCCGAAAAGTTCAGCATGCTGCTGAGCCCGCTTAACGTAATTATCGTATTCACCCTCTTTTCGTTGTTTATCATCCTCATGGTGCTGAGCGTTATTGTGTTTACCCCACTCAAAGAGTTTATTCCGGGCTATGCCGATACCTCCACCCAAATCAATGCCATCAGGGCTGCCGAAGCCGCTGCTCAACTGGAGGAACATGCGCGCATCCAGGAGCAATACCTTGCCAATTTGCGCCGGGTGCTGCAGGGTGATGTATTTGAAAACGATACGCTTGAGTTGCTAGAAGACGGAAGGATGGTGCAGGAAGTCAGCTTCAGCCGCTCATTGGAAGACAGCTTGCTGCGTCTGAAAGTAGAAGAAACTGAGCGCTACAACATTGCTATGGAGGCCGAAAGCGTGGTTCGCGACGGTGATCTGACGGGAATGTTCTTTTTTACGCCATTGCGGGGAGAAATCTCCAGCAGCTTTGACCCATCCATCAATCATCTGGGTGTGGACATCGTATCGCGCGAGAATGAGGCCGTGAAAGCTGTGCTGGATGGAACAGTGGTGTTGGCAACCTGGACCACCGACGGAGGGTTTACCATTCAGTTACAACATCGCAACAACCTTGTTTCGGTGTACAAACACAATTCCGTGCTGCTGAAAAAAGAAGGCGACCGGGTTAAAGCCGGCGACCCCATTGCCATCGTAGGCAACTCGGGCGAGCTCACCGACGGTCCGCACCTGCACTTTGAACTCTGGCACAAAGGCAAGGCCCTCGACCCCGAAAAATTCATGGTATTCAATTAG
- a CDS encoding 1-deoxy-D-xylulose-5-phosphate reductoisomerase, with translation MENKQRHIAILGSTGSIGTQALEVLAAHPDVFELEVLTANSNADLLIEQARAFKPNVVVITDESKYRLVSDSLADTDVKVYAGKEALNQVVEMEPIDMVLTALVGYAGLAPTLAAIRAGKHIALANKETLVVAGELVTKLAQEYGVNIYPVDSEHSAIFQCLVGEFHNPIEKIILTASGGPFRGRRREELASVTRAQALKHPNWVMGAKITIDSASLMNKGLEVIEARWLFNLKNDQIDVVVHPQSIIHSMVQFTDGSIKAQMGLPDMKLPIQFALGYPHRLKSDFERFDFARYPSLTFEQPDLETFRNLQLAFDAMERGGNAPCVLNAANEVAVDAFLNDRIGFLAMSDLNEYCLRTVDFVEHPTYEDYVQSDEETRRVAREYLN, from the coding sequence TTGGAAAACAAGCAACGACATATTGCCATTCTGGGTTCTACGGGCTCTATCGGCACGCAGGCCCTTGAGGTGCTGGCTGCCCACCCCGACGTTTTTGAGCTGGAAGTGCTTACCGCCAACAGCAACGCCGATTTGCTCATTGAGCAGGCCCGGGCCTTTAAGCCCAATGTGGTGGTTATTACAGACGAATCCAAGTATCGGTTGGTAAGTGATTCGCTGGCCGATACCGATGTAAAGGTTTACGCCGGAAAAGAAGCGCTGAACCAGGTGGTAGAAATGGAGCCCATTGACATGGTGCTGACTGCGCTTGTAGGTTATGCCGGCCTGGCTCCCACGCTTGCTGCCATCAGGGCGGGCAAGCACATTGCGCTGGCCAACAAAGAAACACTGGTTGTGGCCGGCGAGCTGGTTACCAAACTGGCACAGGAATACGGGGTAAATATTTATCCCGTTGACTCTGAGCACTCAGCTATTTTTCAATGTTTGGTTGGTGAATTTCACAACCCCATAGAGAAAATCATCCTCACAGCCAGCGGAGGTCCTTTCAGGGGACGCAGGCGAGAAGAACTGGCAAGTGTAACACGCGCCCAGGCGCTGAAGCACCCCAATTGGGTGATGGGTGCAAAAATCACCATTGACTCTGCCTCGCTGATGAACAAAGGCCTGGAGGTGATTGAAGCCCGCTGGTTGTTCAATCTGAAGAACGACCAGATTGATGTGGTGGTGCATCCGCAAAGCATCATCCACTCGATGGTGCAGTTTACCGACGGCTCAATCAAAGCCCAGATGGGCTTGCCCGACATGAAATTACCCATTCAGTTTGCATTGGGGTATCCGCACCGTCTGAAAAGCGATTTTGAGCGTTTTGACTTCGCGCGCTATCCTTCACTCACTTTTGAGCAACCCGACCTGGAAACCTTTCGCAATCTTCAGCTTGCCTTTGATGCCATGGAGCGAGGAGGAAATGCTCCATGCGTGCTCAACGCGGCCAACGAGGTTGCGGTAGATGCGTTTTTGAATGATCGCATCGGGTTTTTGGCAATGAGCGACCTCAACGAATACTGCCTTCGCACGGTTGATTTTGTGGAACACCCCACCTACGAAGATTATGTACAAAGCGACGAAGAAACGCGTCGTGTAGCACGAGAATACCTAAACTAA